A genomic stretch from Telopea speciosissima isolate NSW1024214 ecotype Mountain lineage chromosome 7, Tspe_v1, whole genome shotgun sequence includes:
- the LOC122668500 gene encoding bidirectional sugar transporter SWEET3b-like: MDLSSPSWLSSYLLLNNYLPPPPLPFFPSCDDSQRLTFRRIIQKGTTGEFSCIPYITALLNCLICVWYGLPLVSNGWENLPLVTINAVGILPELSFIFIYLWFASPRARKLVSLILLPGIIALCSGVVVLSITLQDRHLRKAMVGSIGLVVSIGMYSSPLVVVKQVIETKSVEFMPFYLSFFSFLTSLLWMMYGILSWDIMLTAPNLLACPVGLVQLVLYCMYRKNQGIPEERYKLDVEHNETDLESQQPLLIDCNNEKKKFED, translated from the exons ATGG ATTTGTCATCTCCTTCTTGGCTTTCTTCATATCTTCTCTTAAACAACTACCTGCCTCCCCCACCCCttccctttttcccttcttgcGACGACTCACAGAG ATTAACTTTTAGAAGAATTATTCAAAAGGGAACTACAGGGGAGTTCTCTTGCATCCCCTATATTACTGCTTTATTGAACTGTCTGATTTGTGTGTGGTATGGGTTGCCTTTGGTGAGCAATGGCTGGGAAAACCTTCCCCTTGTCACCATCAACGCTGTGGGGATCTTGCCCGAGTTATCTTTCATCTTCATCTATCTCTGGTTTGCTTCACCAAGAGCAAGG AAACTGGTTTCATTGATACTACTACCTGGGATCATTGCGTTATGCAGTGGTGTGGTAGTTTTGTCAATTACATTACAAGATCGCCATCTTCGAAAGGCCATGGTTGGGAGTATTGGACTAGTTGTCTCTATTGGAATGTACAGTTCTCCTCTTGTTGTTGTG aaGCAAGTGATCGAGACAAAGAGTGTGGAATTCATGCCTTTCTACTTATCGTTCTTCTCATTCCTCACCAGTTTACTTTGGATGATGTATGGGATATTGAGTTGGGATATTATGCTCACG GCTCCTAATCTGCTGGCTTGCCCAGTGGGTCTTGTCCAGCTTGTGCTATACTGCATGTATAGGAAAAATCAGGGAATTCCTGAAGAAAGATACAAGTTGGATGTAGAGCACAATGAAACAGATTTAGAATCTCAGCAGCCATTGCTCATTGATTGTAATAACGAAAAGAAAAAGTTTGAAGATTAA